The following proteins are co-located in the Motilibacter rhizosphaerae genome:
- a CDS encoding NAD-glutamate dehydrogenase has translation MPAAIPSAFEELYLGSLSPEDRAELDGRAPAVAAEHRALAARRGDDETLVRVRALAEGGTRLSVEVVTDDMPFLVDSLTAVLTRLGLHISWVAHPQLAVRRDGGRLVDVVGTAGDACPEDCRAESWIHVEATSPVPVAPVEVEAAVQGVLGDVRAAVTDWAAMRERALEVAAALASTPPAVPAEEVEQAEELLRWMADDAFTFLGYAEYALQADDALVVVPGTALGLLRPHEPASRPRTTAGARHLDPAVRAKAREPKLLVLTKANSRSTVHRAAYLDYVGVKVFDAAGQVVGERRFIGLLATTAYTESVRTMPVVRQKVADVLARLGTTSHSHSGRAVLQVLETYPRDELLAIGTDQLESTVRAVVQLQERRRVRLFVRRDDYGRFATCLLFLPRDRYSTQTRLRLESVLRRAFSADSVTYSAYVTESVLARLFFVVRSAPGSAVPDVDVASLEARLAAAVRTWEDELAEALAASVGEDDARRLGARYGAAFPEAYKEDFDALQAVQDLRRLESLEGAASAGLVTAVSPPDADGARRFTVYRTSTISISRVLPVLDRMGVEVLDERPYELERGDGSRAWVYVLGVRGLSVPDGYADSDLVHLFQDAFAAVWHGQAESDGLDQLVVRAGLSWRQVAVLRALTRWLRQASPGFAAFTPAYVERALVRNALVTRGLSQLFEARLDPARETGRETAVAGLRARVEQGIEAIEGLDDDRILRGLLGVVLAVLRTTYFQLGPDGGPKDALALKIATREVPDVVEPRPAYEVFVSAPAVEGVHLRFGAVARGGLRWSDRPEDFRTEVLGLVKAQAVKNAVIVPVGAKGGFVVRAPKADPADREAVLAEGVAAYRTFVRALLDLTDNRVQRGGTSEVVPPPRVVRHDGDDPYLVVAADKGTATFSDIANAIAFEAGFWLGDAFASGGSAGYDHKAMGITARGAWEAVQRRFRELGHDVQSAPTTVVGVGDMSGDVFGNGMLLSTQLRLVAAFDHRHVFLDPDPDPAVSYAERRRLFALPRSSWADYDAALLSPGGGVFPRTLKHIPVSPQVRARLGLPDDVEQLAPAELLRAVLLAPVDLLWNGGIGTYVKASSESSADVGDKANDAIRVDGRDLRVRVVGEGGNLGLTQLGRVEAAQAGVLVGTDAIDNSAGVDTSDHEVNIKIVVDEAVRDGALAPAEREPLLAAMTDDVAALVLRDNIEQSALLGLARVLAPALLPVHRRLLRRLEERGLLQRRLERLPDDAELRARGAAGRGLTAPEYAVLLAYVKNTLADDVAATPVPDEPWTAELLRGYFPPLLRERLGARLDAHPLRREIVTTRLVNRMVNTAGATFAFRAQEETGAPLADVARAYAVVERVFGVTALLEEVESLGTSAPVPAQDALVQEVRRLVDRAARWFLSSRPPGLDVEQETARYAGAVGELGPRVPELVSGVARARLERLADGLAVDGVPRALAARVAALLDVFALLDVVEVARSTGTEPAEAAPVYYAVMDALGLEALLARVAALPRGDRWQAMARASVRSDVYGVGSALTAAALAAEGATPAERVAAWASARGELVERTRATVGAALAAEPADLAAVSVAVRALRSLLR, from the coding sequence GTGCCAGCTGCGATCCCGAGCGCGTTCGAGGAGCTCTACCTCGGGAGCCTCTCGCCCGAGGACCGGGCCGAGCTGGACGGGCGCGCCCCTGCCGTCGCCGCCGAGCACCGCGCGCTGGCCGCCCGGCGCGGCGACGACGAGACGCTCGTGCGCGTCCGCGCGCTCGCCGAGGGTGGCACCCGGCTCTCGGTCGAGGTCGTCACCGACGACATGCCGTTCCTCGTCGACTCGCTCACCGCGGTGCTCACCCGGCTCGGGCTGCACATCTCCTGGGTGGCGCACCCCCAGCTCGCCGTGCGCCGCGACGGCGGCCGGCTGGTCGACGTCGTCGGGACCGCGGGCGACGCCTGCCCCGAGGACTGCCGCGCGGAGAGCTGGATCCACGTCGAGGCCACTTCGCCGGTGCCGGTCGCGCCGGTCGAGGTCGAGGCGGCCGTGCAGGGCGTGCTCGGCGACGTCCGCGCCGCGGTCACCGACTGGGCGGCGATGCGGGAGCGGGCGCTCGAGGTCGCAGCCGCGCTCGCGAGCACCCCACCGGCCGTCCCCGCCGAGGAGGTCGAGCAGGCGGAGGAGCTCCTGCGCTGGATGGCCGACGACGCCTTCACCTTCCTCGGCTACGCGGAGTACGCCCTCCAGGCCGATGACGCGCTCGTGGTCGTGCCCGGCACGGCGCTGGGGCTGCTCCGCCCGCACGAGCCGGCGTCCCGGCCGCGGACCACTGCCGGCGCGCGCCACCTCGACCCCGCCGTGCGCGCGAAGGCCCGCGAGCCGAAGCTGCTCGTGCTCACCAAGGCGAACTCCCGCTCGACGGTGCACCGCGCGGCGTACCTCGACTACGTCGGCGTCAAGGTCTTCGACGCGGCGGGGCAGGTCGTGGGGGAGCGGCGCTTCATCGGGCTGCTCGCCACCACGGCGTACACCGAGAGCGTCCGGACGATGCCCGTCGTGCGGCAGAAGGTCGCCGACGTGCTCGCCCGGCTCGGCACCACGAGCCACTCGCACTCGGGCCGCGCCGTGCTCCAGGTCCTCGAGACCTACCCGCGCGACGAGCTGCTCGCCATCGGCACCGACCAGCTCGAGAGCACCGTGCGCGCCGTCGTCCAGCTCCAGGAACGCCGACGTGTCAGGCTGTTCGTGCGTCGTGACGACTACGGCCGCTTCGCCACGTGCCTGCTGTTCCTGCCCAGGGACCGCTACTCCACCCAGACCCGGCTGCGGCTGGAGTCCGTGCTGCGCAGGGCGTTCTCGGCCGACTCGGTGACGTACTCGGCCTACGTCACGGAGTCCGTGCTGGCGCGGCTGTTCTTCGTCGTGCGCAGTGCCCCCGGCAGCGCCGTCCCCGACGTCGACGTGGCCTCCCTCGAGGCCCGGCTCGCCGCCGCGGTGCGCACGTGGGAGGACGAGCTCGCCGAGGCGCTCGCCGCGAGCGTCGGCGAGGACGACGCGCGCCGGCTGGGCGCGCGCTACGGCGCGGCGTTCCCCGAGGCGTACAAGGAGGACTTCGACGCGCTGCAGGCCGTGCAGGACCTGCGCCGGTTGGAGTCCCTCGAGGGCGCGGCGAGCGCCGGGCTCGTCACCGCGGTGAGCCCGCCCGACGCGGACGGCGCGCGGCGGTTCACGGTCTACCGCACCTCCACCATCTCGATCTCGCGCGTGCTCCCGGTGCTCGACCGCATGGGCGTCGAGGTGCTCGACGAACGGCCCTACGAGCTCGAGCGCGGCGACGGCAGCCGCGCGTGGGTCTACGTCCTCGGCGTGCGCGGGCTCTCCGTGCCCGACGGCTACGCGGATAGCGACCTCGTCCACCTGTTCCAGGACGCCTTCGCGGCCGTCTGGCACGGACAGGCCGAGTCCGACGGGCTCGACCAGCTCGTGGTGCGCGCCGGGCTCTCCTGGCGGCAGGTCGCCGTGCTCCGCGCCCTCACGCGCTGGCTGCGCCAGGCGAGCCCCGGGTTCGCCGCCTTCACCCCGGCCTACGTCGAGCGCGCCCTCGTGCGCAACGCGCTCGTCACCCGTGGGCTCAGCCAGCTGTTCGAGGCGCGGCTCGACCCCGCGCGGGAGACCGGTCGCGAGACCGCCGTCGCCGGGCTGCGCGCGCGCGTCGAGCAGGGCATCGAGGCCATCGAGGGGCTCGACGACGACCGCATCCTGCGCGGCCTGCTCGGGGTGGTGCTGGCCGTGCTGCGCACGACGTACTTCCAGCTGGGCCCGGACGGCGGCCCGAAGGACGCGCTGGCGCTGAAGATCGCCACCCGCGAGGTTCCCGACGTCGTCGAGCCGCGGCCGGCGTACGAGGTGTTCGTGTCGGCGCCCGCGGTCGAGGGCGTGCACCTGCGGTTCGGCGCCGTCGCCCGCGGCGGCCTGCGCTGGTCCGACCGCCCCGAGGACTTCCGCACCGAGGTGCTCGGGCTTGTCAAGGCGCAGGCCGTGAAGAACGCCGTGATCGTGCCGGTCGGCGCGAAGGGCGGGTTCGTCGTGCGCGCGCCCAAGGCCGACCCCGCCGATCGGGAGGCCGTGCTCGCGGAGGGGGTCGCGGCGTACCGGACGTTCGTGCGCGCCCTGCTCGACCTCACCGACAACCGCGTGCAGCGCGGCGGTACGAGCGAGGTCGTCCCGCCCCCGCGCGTCGTGCGGCACGACGGGGACGACCCGTACCTCGTCGTCGCGGCGGACAAGGGCACCGCGACCTTCAGCGACATCGCCAACGCGATCGCGTTCGAGGCGGGGTTCTGGCTGGGCGACGCCTTCGCCTCGGGCGGCTCGGCGGGCTACGACCACAAGGCGATGGGCATCACCGCGCGCGGAGCCTGGGAGGCGGTGCAGCGCCGCTTCCGCGAGCTCGGCCACGACGTGCAGTCCGCGCCGACGACGGTCGTCGGCGTCGGCGACATGAGCGGCGACGTCTTCGGCAACGGGATGCTGCTCTCGACCCAGCTGCGCCTCGTCGCGGCCTTCGACCACCGCCACGTCTTCCTCGACCCCGACCCGGACCCCGCGGTGTCGTACGCCGAGCGCCGCCGGCTGTTCGCCCTCCCGCGATCGTCGTGGGCGGACTACGACGCCGCGCTGCTCTCGCCGGGCGGCGGGGTGTTCCCCCGCACCCTCAAGCACATCCCGGTCTCGCCGCAGGTGCGCGCCCGGCTCGGGCTGCCCGACGACGTGGAGCAGCTGGCGCCGGCCGAGCTGCTCCGCGCGGTCCTGCTCGCGCCCGTGGACCTGCTGTGGAACGGCGGCATCGGCACCTACGTCAAGGCCTCGTCCGAGTCCAGCGCCGACGTCGGGGACAAGGCGAACGACGCCATCCGCGTCGACGGGCGCGACCTGCGGGTGCGCGTCGTCGGCGAGGGCGGCAACCTCGGGCTGACCCAGCTCGGCCGGGTCGAGGCCGCGCAGGCCGGCGTGCTCGTCGGGACCGACGCCATCGACAACTCCGCCGGGGTCGACACCTCCGACCACGAGGTCAACATCAAGATCGTCGTCGACGAGGCGGTGCGCGACGGGGCGCTCGCACCTGCCGAGCGCGAGCCGCTGCTCGCCGCGATGACCGACGACGTCGCGGCGCTCGTGCTGCGCGACAACATCGAGCAGAGCGCGCTGCTCGGCCTGGCCCGCGTGCTGGCCCCGGCACTGCTCCCGGTGCACCGGCGGCTGCTGCGCCGGCTCGAGGAGCGAGGGCTGCTGCAGCGCCGGCTCGAGCGGCTGCCCGACGACGCCGAGCTGCGCGCGCGCGGCGCCGCCGGGCGCGGGCTCACCGCCCCGGAGTACGCCGTCCTGCTCGCCTACGTGAAGAACACCCTCGCCGACGACGTGGCCGCGACGCCGGTGCCCGACGAGCCGTGGACCGCCGAGCTGCTGCGCGGCTACTTCCCGCCGCTGCTGCGCGAGCGGCTGGGCGCCCGGCTCGACGCCCACCCGCTGCGCCGCGAGATCGTCACCACCCGGCTGGTCAACCGGATGGTGAACACCGCGGGCGCGACCTTCGCCTTCCGGGCGCAGGAGGAGACCGGGGCGCCGCTTGCCGACGTCGCCCGCGCGTACGCCGTGGTGGAGCGGGTCTTCGGCGTCACCGCGCTGCTCGAGGAGGTGGAGTCGCTCGGCACCTCCGCGCCCGTGCCCGCGCAGGACGCCCTCGTGCAGGAGGTGCGCCGGCTCGTCGACCGCGCGGCGCGGTGGTTCCTCTCCAGCCGGCCGCCCGGCCTCGACGTCGAGCAGGAGACCGCGCGCTACGCGGGTGCGGTCGGCGAGCTCGGTCCCCGCGTGCCGGAGCTCGTCAGCGGCGTCGCCCGCGCCCGGCTGGAGCGGCTGGCCGACGGGCTCGCGGTCGACGGCGTGCCACGGGCGCTCGCGGCGCGGGTCGCCGCGCTGCTCGACGTGTTCGCCCTGCTCGACGTGGTCGAGGTGGCCCGCTCGACGGGCACCGAGCCCGCAGAGGCGGCGCCGGTCTACTACGCGGTGATGGACGCGCTCGGGCTGGAGGCGCTGCTCGCCCGCGTCGCGGCCCTGCCGCGCGGGGACCGGTGGCAGGCCATGGCGCGCGCCTCCGTGCGCTCGGACGTCTACGGCGTGGGCTCCGCGCTGACGGCGGCCGCGCTCGCCGCCGAGGGGGCCACCCCGGCCGAGCGCGTCGCCGCGTGGGCCTCGGCCCGGGGCGAGCTGGTCGAGCGGACCCGGGCCACGGTCGGTGCCGCGCTCGCCGCGGAGCCCGCGGACCTCGCCGCCGTGTCGGTCGCGGTCCGCGCCCTGCGCAGCCTGCTGCGGTGA
- a CDS encoding DUF6912 family protein: MRVYLPATAAVLAALREARVLGPAPLRAYAVTDDVRADVPGEDEEEAEFLATLAAARESVLLLAADGSAPRRVVIAADVSTARPDDDPARGAGAVLLGEEVPLARMASVHADEEAAEQAVAAAAADPTEERLDACEEHDLLWWATQELDELLADLGGAHPDGAGPE, translated from the coding sequence GTGAGGGTCTACCTGCCGGCGACCGCGGCGGTGCTCGCCGCACTGCGTGAGGCGCGGGTGCTGGGCCCCGCTCCCCTCCGCGCGTACGCCGTGACGGACGACGTCCGCGCCGACGTGCCGGGTGAAGACGAGGAGGAGGCCGAGTTCCTCGCCACGCTCGCGGCGGCCCGGGAGAGCGTGCTGCTGCTCGCGGCCGACGGCTCGGCGCCGCGCCGCGTCGTCATCGCGGCCGACGTCAGCACCGCCCGCCCGGACGACGACCCTGCGCGCGGCGCGGGTGCCGTGCTCCTCGGCGAGGAGGTCCCGCTGGCGCGCATGGCCAGTGTGCACGCCGACGAGGAGGCGGCCGAGCAGGCGGTCGCCGCGGCAGCGGCCGACCCCACGGAGGAGCGGCTCGACGCCTGCGAGGAGCACGACCTGCTGTGGTGGGCGACCCAGGAGCTGGACGAGCTGCTGGCCGACCTCGGCGGTGCCCACCCGGACGGAGCAGGGCCGGAGTGA
- a CDS encoding patatin-like phospholipase family protein produces the protein MAGDLQQGPRRAVVLGAGGVLGAAWMVGSLVALRDALGVEARDADLLVGTSAGSVLAALLAAGCSAEDLLASQRSAEGLLPLPGGRTVGFDHDTGTGGWLPARPSPPPASPALLRRGLRDRHVPPLATFWAAMPGGRGSLEPLRTALADACGPGWPRPGLALPALDFATGERRLFTAASGIPVADAVVASCTAPLWYAPAELGGRTYIDGGVASITSADLLAELPADRRVDEAYVLAPLASLVPDAPRDLASRLERRWRRRETRKVLEEVRAGASRGTRVVLLTPGPEDLAVMGANLMDPRRRSAVLETALRTTSRALARTSLGVAG, from the coding sequence ATGGCGGGCGACCTGCAGCAGGGCCCGCGCCGGGCGGTGGTGCTCGGCGCCGGCGGTGTCCTCGGCGCGGCCTGGATGGTCGGCTCGCTCGTCGCGCTGCGCGACGCGCTCGGCGTCGAGGCGCGCGACGCGGACCTGCTCGTGGGCACCTCCGCCGGGTCCGTGCTCGCCGCCCTGCTGGCCGCCGGGTGCTCCGCGGAGGACCTGCTGGCGTCGCAGCGCTCCGCGGAGGGGCTGTTGCCGCTGCCCGGTGGGCGCACGGTCGGCTTCGACCACGACACGGGCACCGGCGGCTGGCTCCCCGCCCGCCCCTCCCCGCCGCCCGCGTCGCCCGCCCTGCTCCGCCGCGGGCTGCGCGACCGGCACGTCCCCCCGCTCGCGACGTTCTGGGCCGCCATGCCCGGCGGGCGCGGGAGCCTCGAGCCGCTCCGGACCGCCCTCGCCGACGCGTGCGGACCCGGCTGGCCGCGCCCGGGGCTCGCCCTCCCCGCGCTGGACTTCGCCACGGGGGAGCGGCGGCTGTTCACCGCCGCCTCCGGGATCCCCGTCGCCGACGCGGTCGTGGCCTCGTGCACCGCCCCGCTCTGGTACGCGCCGGCGGAGCTCGGCGGCCGCACGTACATCGACGGCGGCGTCGCCTCCATCACGAGCGCGGACCTGCTCGCCGAGCTGCCGGCGGACCGGCGGGTCGACGAGGCGTACGTGCTGGCGCCGCTCGCCTCGCTGGTGCCCGACGCACCGCGCGACCTCGCCTCCCGGCTGGAGCGGCGCTGGCGGCGGCGGGAGACGCGCAAGGTGCTCGAGGAGGTGCGCGCCGGCGCGTCGCGGGGGACCCGCGTCGTGCTGCTGACCCCGGGGCCCGAGGATCTAGCCGTGATGGGAGCGAACCTCATGGACCCGCGGCGCCGCAGCGCCGTGCTCGAGACCGCGCTGCGCACGACGTCGCGGGCGCTGGCGCGGACGAGCCTGGGCGTAGCCGGGTGA
- a CDS encoding AAA family ATPase: protein MTGLLVALPGAPFEGELVGRIEHGGGALRVVRRCVELADLLAAAAAGSGEVALVGADLRRLDRDAVARLHASGVAVLGVAAATDDHGRERLRAAGVAPVLAADAPLAALEEAVSLALERLGGTARGWADPAAALPLVADLPAEEAPEPAVEGTVVAVWGPAGAPGRSTVALGLASEAAALGVPTVLVDADTYGGVLAQALGLLDEAPGLAAAVRLAATGGLDVAALGRLAPEVSPRLRLLTGIPRAERWPELRPAALEDVLRAARGLGALVVVDCGFCLEQDEELSFDVAAPRRNAATLVALEQADVVLAVGSADPLGLQRLVRGLRELRDAVPVADPRVLVNRVRRSVVGPRPEQQLRDALVRYAGVADAVLVPEDRAGLDAALLAGRTLAEAAPGSPVREPLRALAAELTGTAPRRRRRSARRWAAARA from the coding sequence GTGACGGGCCTGCTGGTCGCGCTGCCCGGAGCGCCCTTCGAGGGCGAGCTCGTCGGGCGGATCGAGCACGGGGGCGGCGCGCTGCGCGTCGTGCGCCGGTGCGTGGAGCTCGCCGACCTGCTGGCCGCCGCAGCGGCGGGCAGCGGGGAGGTCGCCCTCGTCGGCGCCGACCTGCGTCGGCTCGACCGGGACGCGGTCGCCCGCCTGCACGCCTCGGGCGTCGCGGTGCTGGGGGTCGCGGCGGCGACGGACGACCACGGGCGCGAGCGCCTGCGCGCCGCCGGCGTCGCCCCGGTGCTGGCCGCGGACGCGCCGCTGGCAGCGCTGGAGGAGGCCGTGTCCCTCGCCCTCGAGCGGCTCGGCGGGACCGCCCGGGGCTGGGCCGACCCCGCGGCCGCACTCCCGCTGGTCGCCGACCTGCCCGCCGAGGAGGCGCCCGAGCCGGCGGTCGAGGGCACTGTGGTCGCCGTGTGGGGGCCCGCGGGCGCCCCCGGTCGCAGCACGGTCGCCCTCGGGCTGGCCAGCGAGGCGGCGGCGCTCGGGGTGCCGACGGTGCTCGTCGACGCCGACACGTACGGCGGGGTGCTCGCCCAGGCCCTCGGCCTGCTCGACGAGGCCCCCGGCCTGGCGGCTGCGGTGCGGCTCGCGGCGACCGGCGGCCTGGACGTCGCGGCCCTCGGGCGGCTAGCCCCGGAGGTCTCGCCGCGGCTGCGGCTGCTCACCGGGATCCCGCGGGCCGAGCGCTGGCCCGAGCTGCGCCCGGCGGCGCTCGAGGACGTCCTCCGCGCGGCCCGGGGGCTCGGCGCGCTCGTGGTGGTCGACTGCGGCTTCTGCCTCGAGCAGGACGAGGAGCTGAGCTTCGACGTCGCCGCACCCCGGCGCAACGCGGCCACGCTCGTCGCGCTGGAGCAGGCCGACGTCGTCCTCGCCGTCGGCTCGGCGGACCCGCTCGGCCTGCAGCGCCTGGTCCGCGGGCTGCGCGAGCTGCGTGACGCGGTGCCGGTCGCCGACCCGCGCGTGCTCGTCAACCGGGTGCGCCGCAGCGTCGTCGGACCACGCCCCGAGCAGCAGCTGCGCGACGCCCTCGTCCGGTACGCCGGCGTGGCCGACGCCGTCCTCGTCCCGGAGGACCGCGCCGGGCTCGACGCCGCCCTGCTCGCCGGGCGGACCCTCGCCGAGGCCGCGCCCGGGTCGCCGGTGCGCGAGCCGCTGCGGGCGCTGGCGGCCGAGCTGACCGGGACGGCGCCGCGGCGCCGGCGGCGCTCGGCCCGACGGTGGGCAGCCGCCCGGGCGTGA
- a CDS encoding SAF domain-containing protein — protein MPDAPAPSAARLPRARWLEPRAVLGLLLVLGSVALGSRVVASADDRTPVWALRRDLAAGARLSPADLVAVRVRLDGASGRYLAAGQAPSGLVLVRPVTAGELLPSRAVARTGGGEVRDVTLEVGAVDGIDRHAVVDVYVVPRDEPAPSSSAPSESAPSGPVLRRVPVVRTGSGSGFGSSASTTVTVEVPEAQVAPLLAAVATGSVHLVEVPAAPAVAAS, from the coding sequence GTGCCCGACGCCCCCGCCCCCAGCGCCGCACGGCTGCCGCGCGCCCGCTGGCTCGAGCCGCGCGCCGTGCTCGGCCTGCTCCTCGTCCTCGGCTCGGTCGCCCTCGGCAGTCGCGTCGTCGCCTCGGCCGACGACCGTACGCCGGTGTGGGCGCTGCGCCGCGACCTCGCCGCGGGAGCGCGGCTCTCGCCGGCCGACCTGGTCGCGGTCCGCGTGCGGCTGGACGGCGCGTCCGGGCGCTACCTCGCTGCCGGGCAGGCACCGAGCGGCCTCGTGCTCGTCCGCCCGGTGACGGCCGGGGAGCTGCTGCCGAGCCGCGCGGTCGCGCGCACCGGCGGGGGCGAGGTCCGCGACGTGACCCTCGAGGTCGGCGCCGTGGACGGCATCGACCGGCACGCCGTCGTCGACGTCTACGTCGTGCCGCGCGACGAGCCGGCACCCAGCTCGTCGGCACCCAGCGAGTCGGCTCCCAGCGGCCCCGTGCTGCGCCGCGTCCCGGTCGTGCGCACCGGCAGCGGCAGCGGCTTCGGCTCCTCGGCCAGCACGACGGTGACCGTCGAGGTGCCCGAGGCGCAGGTCGCCCCGCTGCTCGCGGCCGTCGCGACCGGCTCGGTGCACCTCGTCGAGGTCCCTGCCGCTCCTGCCGTGGCCGCGTCGTGA
- a CDS encoding helix-turn-helix domain-containing protein has product MAVQRRFLQLSDVAEILNISASQTYALVRNGDLPAIKIGGRGQWRVEASVLEDYIQRLYSETRAFVDAHPFGDEPTD; this is encoded by the coding sequence ATGGCCGTGCAGCGACGCTTCCTCCAGCTCAGCGACGTCGCCGAGATCCTCAACATCTCGGCCTCGCAGACCTACGCCCTCGTGCGCAACGGCGACCTGCCGGCGATCAAGATCGGCGGACGCGGCCAGTGGCGGGTCGAGGCGAGCGTGCTGGAGGACTACATCCAGCGGCTCTACTCGGAGACCCGGGCGTTCGTCGACGCGCACCCGTTCGGGGACGAGCCCACCGACTGA
- a CDS encoding LysM peptidoglycan-binding domain-containing protein, whose amino-acid sequence MAVLRSASTAVLATAALAAYAPGAVRVGSAALRAPGAGPAALDTCTGATAGLLVVAVLGWLALAGALCALAALPGAVGGAATVAAERVTPLVLRRALGALAGAAVVAAPAAPALAAGPAGTVRAPAVPSALAWTRGLPTADRPMAAPAPAPATASAPAAPTARTVTVRTGDSLWALAARQLGSAARPADVARAWPRWWHANTDQLGRHPDRLVPGQVLRIPVERPTRAR is encoded by the coding sequence ATGGCCGTCCTCCGCAGTGCCTCGACCGCCGTCCTCGCCACGGCAGCGCTGGCGGCGTACGCGCCCGGTGCCGTCCGCGTCGGCTCGGCCGCGCTGCGCGCCCCGGGGGCCGGACCCGCCGCGCTCGACACCTGCACGGGGGCCACCGCAGGACTGCTGGTCGTCGCCGTGCTCGGCTGGCTCGCGCTCGCTGGTGCGCTCTGCGCGCTCGCGGCGCTGCCGGGCGCGGTCGGGGGTGCGGCCACCGTCGCGGCCGAGCGGGTCACTCCCCTGGTGCTGCGCCGGGCGCTGGGCGCCCTCGCGGGTGCCGCCGTCGTCGCGGCACCGGCTGCCCCCGCGCTCGCCGCCGGTCCCGCCGGGACCGTCCGTGCTCCGGCGGTCCCCTCAGCGCTGGCGTGGACGCGGGGCCTCCCCACCGCCGACCGGCCCATGGCTGCCCCGGCACCCGCTCCGGCGACGGCCTCTGCTCCTGCTGCTCCCACCGCGAGGACCGTGACCGTCCGGACGGGCGACTCCCTGTGGGCGCTCGCGGCACGGCAGCTCGGCTCGGCCGCGCGACCCGCGGACGTCGCCCGCGCCTGGCCCCGGTGGTGGCACGCCAACACCGACCAGCTCGGCCGGCACCCCGACCGCCTGGTGCCGGGCCAGGTGCTCCGCATCCCCGTCGAGCGCCCCACCCGCGCCCGGTAG
- a CDS encoding Rv3235 family protein, translating to MTTTSPATLPFRRPAPAHEPPHAPPSTPPAERSRTRQDLAQLRLELGFAERTGPVRLRLVDGDGPRRTGRSSLPDARAWATRLVQALLEVESGARPTSQLARWLREDVLLDVRRRRATSPPAARAGVRPLPGRLVRVHVGEPDDGVAEVAAVVAVHGRVRALALRLEGLDGRWVCTSYDRLLPGTSPETQQPAARGVRVAG from the coding sequence GTGACCACCACGAGCCCCGCGACGCTCCCCTTCCGCCGCCCCGCCCCCGCGCACGAGCCGCCGCACGCCCCGCCCTCCACGCCTCCGGCGGAGCGATCAAGGACGCGGCAGGACCTGGCTCAGCTGCGCCTCGAGCTCGGGTTCGCCGAGCGCACCGGTCCCGTGCGGCTGCGCCTCGTCGACGGCGACGGGCCACGGCGTACGGGCCGCTCCTCGCTCCCGGACGCCCGCGCCTGGGCCACCCGGCTCGTCCAGGCCCTGCTCGAGGTGGAGTCCGGGGCCCGGCCGACGAGCCAGCTCGCCCGCTGGCTGCGCGAGGACGTCCTGCTCGACGTGCGCCGCCGCCGCGCCACGAGCCCGCCGGCCGCGCGTGCCGGGGTGCGTCCGCTGCCGGGACGGCTCGTACGCGTCCACGTCGGGGAGCCCGACGACGGGGTCGCCGAGGTCGCCGCCGTCGTCGCCGTGCACGGGCGGGTGCGCGCGCTCGCCCTGCGCCTCGAGGGCCTCGACGGCCGCTGGGTCTGCACGTCGTACGACCGGCTGCTGCCCGGCACCTCCCCGGAGACGCAGCAGCCCGCCGCCCGGGGGGTCCGGGTGGCGGGCTGA